In Spirobacillus cienkowskii, a genomic segment contains:
- a CDS encoding FAD-dependent oxidoreductase, whose translation MDLNVLIIGGGIHGVGILHDLATRNVHGVHLVEKNILSSGTSSRSTKLIHGGLRYLEHLNQWSLVYEALHERGLLLQLLKGIVKPLPFVLPNFKGDKRPPCLIRLGLFFYDLLAGDGGLPSASAIHKNEIIKFAPYLNQNKIDKEMISAFLYYDAQMLDDVIVKIAAAAAEKLGATFEEQAKVTEIKTITDGFKVTITKGNSTTTVTTKKIINATGAWANENLLKWGILPKIACLLNLGTHIVFNPEVVPNANINNCAATLIQELDGRIVFFIPWFDKWLYGTTESILETEPSKISCPKNDKKYLMQTAEETLNLYKAEENISEMFCGVRCMPLKPYLDFKNLDEKWCLDPYNSPFYLKKLDKNISSLSRETVIEETMSGLFSIYGGKYTTYRAIAQKIGSMICRQLKVGSSSGTHLQENWFLKNLLEEKPDIFKSNKSIRQN comes from the coding sequence ATGGATTTAAATGTACTTATTATAGGTGGCGGTATTCATGGGGTTGGTATTCTACATGATTTGGCAACCCGAAACGTTCATGGTGTCCATTTGGTTGAAAAAAATATTTTGTCCTCTGGCACTTCTAGCCGTAGCACAAAGTTGATCCATGGCGGTCTTAGATATCTCGAACATTTAAACCAATGGAGCCTTGTGTATGAAGCCTTGCACGAAAGAGGTCTGTTATTACAATTATTAAAAGGTATTGTTAAACCTCTGCCATTTGTCTTACCCAATTTTAAAGGTGATAAAAGGCCTCCCTGCCTAATTCGCTTAGGATTGTTTTTTTACGACCTCCTTGCCGGAGATGGAGGACTCCCTTCTGCAAGTGCAATTCATAAAAATGAAATCATAAAATTTGCACCTTATTTAAATCAAAATAAAATTGACAAAGAAATGATTAGTGCTTTTTTATATTATGACGCACAAATGCTTGATGATGTCATAGTAAAAATAGCGGCAGCAGCTGCCGAAAAATTAGGAGCAACTTTTGAAGAACAAGCAAAAGTAACTGAAATAAAAACAATTACTGATGGATTTAAAGTAACAATCACAAAAGGGAACTCTACAACAACAGTCACTACAAAAAAAATTATCAATGCAACAGGAGCTTGGGCCAATGAAAATTTATTAAAATGGGGAATTTTACCAAAAATTGCATGTTTATTAAATTTAGGAACTCATATTGTGTTTAATCCAGAAGTTGTACCTAATGCAAATATTAATAATTGTGCCGCAACATTGATTCAAGAATTGGATGGGAGAATTGTTTTTTTTATTCCCTGGTTCGATAAATGGCTTTATGGGACTACAGAATCAATATTAGAAACAGAACCATCAAAAATTTCATGCCCCAAAAATGACAAAAAGTATTTAATGCAAACTGCAGAAGAGACTTTAAACCTTTATAAAGCCGAAGAAAATATCTCAGAAATGTTTTGTGGCGTTCGATGCATGCCACTTAAGCCTTATTTAGATTTTAAAAATCTTGATGAAAAATGGTGTTTAGATCCTTATAATTCTCCATTTTATTTAAAAAAATTAGATAAAAATATTTCTAGTCTTTCAAGAGAAACTGTTATTGAAGAAACCATGTCTGGTCTTTTTTCTATATATGGAGGTAAATACACAACTTACCGAGCAATAGCACAAAAAATTGGAAGCATGATTTGCCGGCAATTAAAAGTTGGGAGTAGCTCTGGAACGCATCTTCAAGAAAATTGGTTTTTAAAAAATCTTTTAGAAGAAAAACCAGATATATTTAAAAGCAACAAATCAATTAGACAAAACTAA
- a CDS encoding Fur family transcriptional regulator, protein MSFHNKKLNNLFLSPLEIEERLKNIGVGATAQRIAICKYVLCEADHPTAEDIKMWTDANFPKLSRATVYNTLDILVQVGMLKELKLPHTVKIVYDTNIRHHFHFLDTESGKLFDISEEQCQIALNLPDDMQVKEVDIFLRGKLTLK, encoded by the coding sequence ATGTCATTTCATAATAAAAAATTAAACAATCTTTTTTTGTCTCCATTAGAAATTGAAGAAAGGTTAAAAAATATTGGTGTTGGTGCTACAGCTCAGCGCATTGCAATTTGTAAATATGTGCTATGTGAAGCCGATCATCCAACAGCAGAAGATATCAAAATGTGGACTGATGCAAATTTTCCAAAGTTGAGTCGTGCTACAGTTTACAATACTTTAGATATTTTAGTGCAAGTTGGGATGCTAAAGGAATTAAAACTTCCACATACTGTCAAAATTGTTTATGATACTAACATTAGGCATCATTTTCATTTTTTGGATACAGAATCGGGTAAGCTTTTTGATATTTCAGAAGAGCAATGTCAAATAGCTCTCAATTTGCCCGACGATATGCAGGTAAAGGAGGTGGATATATTTCTACGTGGGAAGCTTACTTTAAAATAA
- a CDS encoding cysteine desulfurase family protein: MTKNKFLKNFMLPRNLMSSSKKNVPPMYFGGVSLPEKTIYLDFAASTPLDVRVFEAMTPWMLGYFANPANRIHPMGELTEYAIGTARTQIATIFDVNFEDVIFTSSATESNNLLLRGLIEHPLRKRNKIVYSATEHSSVIATAQALAEHYGKSLGIEVAELPVDANGLIILEKAKKIIDDRTLCVCAMDVNNETGVVQTNLPELKEICNNTGTLLHIDAAQGFARSSKIAYNVEYDTLTISSAKIYGPKGAAALIIRKKQPRIRIAAQLTGGGHEFQLRSGTPNTAAIVGFAKACQLQKDEALLRIDHFKTMEHAFFQELTQNIDPIVYGAATNKVSGILALCFKDVNGMKLLEHSKTVCASTGSACKTLQATASHVLTAMGVEVSHALSSVRISFGLTNNEAEVREAAHILSRTAQHLKINATAIP; the protein is encoded by the coding sequence ATGACAAAAAATAAATTTTTAAAAAATTTCATGTTACCTCGTAATCTTATGAGCTCTAGTAAAAAAAATGTTCCTCCAATGTATTTTGGGGGAGTGTCGTTACCAGAAAAAACAATTTATTTAGACTTTGCAGCCAGCACACCACTTGATGTCAGAGTGTTTGAAGCAATGACTCCATGGATGCTTGGTTACTTTGCCAATCCTGCAAACCGAATTCATCCAATGGGCGAATTAACGGAATACGCAATTGGCACTGCTCGCACCCAAATAGCTACAATATTTGATGTCAATTTTGAAGATGTTATTTTTACATCAAGTGCAACTGAAAGTAATAATTTATTATTAAGAGGACTTATTGAACATCCTCTCAGAAAGCGCAATAAAATTGTCTATAGTGCGACCGAACACTCAAGCGTGATTGCAACGGCACAAGCTTTAGCAGAACACTACGGAAAAAGTTTAGGAATTGAAGTTGCAGAACTTCCAGTGGATGCAAATGGACTTATTATTTTAGAAAAGGCTAAAAAAATTATTGATGACAGAACATTGTGTGTCTGTGCCATGGATGTCAATAATGAAACAGGAGTTGTCCAAACAAACCTCCCAGAACTCAAAGAAATATGCAATAACACTGGAACATTATTACATATTGATGCTGCTCAAGGATTTGCACGTTCATCTAAAATCGCATATAATGTTGAATATGATACACTAACAATTTCTTCTGCAAAAATTTATGGCCCTAAAGGAGCTGCTGCACTGATAATTAGAAAAAAACAACCCCGGATTCGGATTGCGGCACAACTTACAGGTGGCGGTCATGAGTTTCAATTGCGATCAGGAACCCCAAACACAGCCGCAATTGTCGGTTTTGCAAAAGCATGTCAATTACAAAAAGATGAGGCACTTTTGCGTATTGATCACTTCAAAACTATGGAACATGCATTTTTTCAAGAATTGACTCAAAATATTGATCCAATAGTTTATGGAGCAGCAACAAATAAAGTTTCTGGAATATTGGCTTTATGCTTTAAAGACGTCAATGGCATGAAACTTCTCGAACACAGCAAAACTGTGTGTGCAAGTACTGGAAGCGCTTGCAAAACTCTTCAAGCAACCGCAAGCCACGTGCTGACTGCAATGGGTGTCGAAGTCAGTCATGCATTATCGAGTGTGCGTATTAGTTTTGGCCTCACTAATAATGAAGCAGAGGTTCGCGAAGCAGCTCATATTTTATCACGCACTGCGCAACATCTAAAAATTAACGCAACGGCTATACCATAG
- the secF gene encoding protein translocase subunit SecF: MAFKIGNIQVFPHNYYFDFMKWRKVTIGISAFFVVLSLLIVGFKGLNYSIDFLGGAEIQVNVLNNSLTREQLQQTVVQQGFSQAEVTSYGNLATRKDGESSYLIRIQRQKGQDENATTNRADLLVDKLKTQYGNEKIQIASITNISGKVGREDEFKGYMALLLSCIGILIYIAYRFDTRFAPGAVLCLVHNVIIALGFMTMLDRPFTTASIAAFLTIVGYSINDTVIVYDRIRETRLLQPKMPMVDVVNRSISQTMNRTILTSTTGVLALIVLSVIGGGSIEDFAITMLVGVIVGTYSSIYVAAPLTLMMDKYFNKLGWKQKSQGEAAKVERPKDYAPPIYVRKKSVQEKKINGS; encoded by the coding sequence ATGGCATTTAAAATTGGAAATATTCAAGTTTTCCCTCATAATTATTACTTTGATTTTATGAAGTGGCGAAAAGTAACTATAGGAATATCAGCATTTTTTGTTGTTTTATCGTTACTGATTGTTGGATTCAAAGGATTGAATTATAGCATCGATTTTTTAGGTGGTGCTGAAATTCAAGTGAATGTGTTAAATAATTCTTTAACGAGAGAGCAATTACAACAAACTGTTGTACAACAAGGCTTTTCTCAAGCTGAAGTCACCTCTTATGGCAATTTGGCAACGCGTAAAGATGGAGAAAGTTCTTATCTTATTCGTATTCAACGACAAAAAGGGCAAGATGAAAATGCCACTACAAATAGAGCGGATCTGCTTGTTGATAAATTAAAAACTCAATATGGCAATGAAAAAATACAGATTGCGTCAATAACCAATATTTCAGGAAAAGTAGGTCGTGAAGATGAGTTTAAAGGTTATATGGCCTTATTGCTCTCTTGTATTGGTATTTTAATTTATATTGCATACCGTTTCGATACACGATTTGCTCCTGGAGCTGTGTTGTGTTTGGTGCATAATGTGATTATTGCGCTTGGTTTTATGACTATGCTCGACAGACCATTTACAACCGCTTCGATTGCTGCGTTTTTAACAATTGTAGGGTATTCCATTAACGATACAGTTATTGTGTATGATCGCATTCGTGAAACCCGATTATTGCAACCGAAAATGCCTATGGTTGATGTTGTAAACCGCAGTATTAGTCAAACCATGAATCGAACAATTTTAACCTCAACAACAGGGGTTTTAGCACTTATTGTGTTGTCTGTGATTGGAGGCGGCTCCATTGAAGATTTTGCAATTACTATGTTAGTAGGTGTCATAGTTGGTACATATTCTTCTATCTATGTGGCAGCGCCGTTAACGTTAATGATGGATAAATATTTTAACAAGCTTGGTTGGAAGCAAAAATCTCAAGGAGAAGCTGCAAAAGTGGAGCGTCCCAAAGATTATGCACCTCCAATTTATGTCAGAAAAAAATCAGTGCAGGAAAAAAAAATAAATGGAAGTTGA
- a CDS encoding SpoIIE family protein phosphatase: MSSQKHSVKSKKKILIVSFLALLVLAILSLFFKYTLENFIREQTNFSKVINIAGKQRMLSQRVMLLIQSMNMQKQNDGYQIIRSDLLNCLQLMKKSIQDLTNGNTLEGIAKITNSEIERNYYGKTNLYQRTIDFIEFAETSANNYNFTDFLFEYNIYKVNSLLNDLDKMVTLYINESNTQLNKIIAFNYLIFYSIIFVIFFEFFIVFKPLSAKIYNKFKELEIQIYNLKNDKSTLEIETRSAQRALGNIVPRVEYIDQFNTESVQLASYYQSAKGKGDDWWGIYEFDKTKIVLLGDVSGHEAGSALIAAAVSNYFEELSNQKSIDTHDFLDIFKFLNEFIQKIGNPKMSMSMEVLIFNENLDRVKFINAAHSFPYHIHYKDNGEIKITRFKSRGHIIGYKNPVTTNPEFDEELKVVEYEFKENSMICLFSNGLTGNTDKEEQDFGEKNLKKFFEKNNFKNTSVIKVVDKLIDEAYSFYEENPITDDITFILMKRVN; encoded by the coding sequence ATGTCATCTCAAAAACATAGTGTTAAAAGCAAAAAAAAAATATTAATTGTATCATTTCTAGCTTTATTAGTTTTAGCTATTTTAAGTTTATTTTTTAAATACACATTAGAAAATTTTATAAGAGAGCAAACAAATTTTAGTAAAGTAATTAATATTGCTGGAAAACAAAGAATGTTAAGTCAAAGAGTTATGCTATTAATTCAATCGATGAACATGCAAAAACAAAATGATGGTTATCAAATAATAAGAAGTGATCTATTAAATTGTCTGCAATTAATGAAAAAATCAATACAAGATTTAACCAATGGAAACACTTTAGAAGGCATTGCAAAAATTACTAATAGTGAAATTGAAAGAAACTATTATGGAAAAACAAATTTATATCAAAGAACAATTGATTTTATTGAATTCGCAGAAACATCAGCAAATAATTATAATTTTACAGACTTTCTTTTTGAATATAACATTTACAAAGTGAATAGCCTACTAAATGACTTAGACAAAATGGTTACTCTTTACATTAACGAAAGTAACACTCAATTAAACAAAATAATAGCATTTAATTATTTAATTTTTTATTCAATTATTTTTGTAATATTTTTTGAGTTTTTTATTGTTTTCAAACCGCTTAGTGCAAAAATATACAATAAATTTAAAGAACTAGAAATTCAAATTTACAATTTAAAAAATGATAAATCCACTCTTGAAATCGAAACTCGATCTGCACAACGAGCTTTAGGAAACATTGTACCCAGAGTCGAATATATTGATCAATTTAATACAGAAAGTGTTCAACTTGCATCTTACTACCAAAGCGCTAAAGGCAAAGGTGACGATTGGTGGGGAATATACGAATTTGACAAAACAAAAATTGTTTTACTTGGAGATGTATCAGGTCACGAAGCTGGAAGTGCTTTAATTGCTGCAGCAGTATCCAATTATTTTGAAGAATTATCCAATCAAAAATCAATTGATACCCATGATTTTCTTGATATATTTAAATTTTTAAATGAATTTATTCAAAAAATTGGAAATCCCAAAATGTCAATGTCAATGGAGGTTTTAATTTTTAACGAAAATCTTGATCGTGTTAAATTTATCAATGCTGCACATTCTTTTCCTTATCATATTCATTATAAAGATAATGGAGAAATTAAAATTACCCGGTTTAAATCTCGCGGTCACATTATTGGTTATAAAAACCCTGTAACAACAAACCCTGAATTTGATGAAGAGCTAAAAGTTGTTGAATATGAATTTAAAGAAAATTCAATGATTTGTTTATTTAGCAATGGTTTAACAGGAAATACCGACAAAGAAGAACAAGACTTTGGAGAAAAAAATTTGAAAAAGTTTTTTGAAAAAAATAATTTCAAAAATACCAGTGTCATAAAAGTCGTCGATAAACTTATTGACGAAGCATATAGTTTTTACGAAGAAAACCCGATTACAGATGATATTACTTTTATACTAATGAAACGCGTTAATTGA
- the recJ gene encoding single-stranded-DNA-specific exonuclease RecJ, whose translation MEVETIALQKRTSFSLYNETGFCKTMRYHWKFRDIHAVAAEQFDDYLAQKKLKLLDGKSNDTNSSLLALLPEPSLLKHTDKAAQRLLQAIKNKEKITIFGDYDVDGTTSCAMLFLFFEEIGYPVDIYIPDRILEGYGFNKIGLQKIAQQGTQVVVTVDNGISAVEACEAALSLGIDVIITDHHDIPPTLPRAFAILNPKQNDCPFPYKMLAGVGVAFYLLIALRSLLRSAGHNVNVNLKNLLDFVAIGTIADMAPLTGINHIFCKIGLDVLCCHLTSGNRVGIYQLLKLAGWKEGTPVDAGDVGFKIGPRLNAAGRLGNALRSVELLCEKNNDLAISKATFLHHENSERQLLEKKYTQQAFEKVSAFDPLPEALVLFDESWHPGVVGLVASRVLEKYYRPVLVFGMIDGKLKGSGRSTHAFNLFSVLNQVRDELVSFGGHYHAVGLTIMPEKLSWLTSYLAEQARQLISESQKLPPLYIDGNVPIHFLNPNFLKKLEDLEPYGIENPRTRWLVGPVSVGHVKRIGKDLSQSHAKVMFIENGKDFWMTAFGLAHVFEEHLATGVELLLVVEAKKSFWNGRDTVDIRVIDYAPVF comes from the coding sequence ATGGAAGTTGAAACCATTGCTTTACAGAAAAGAACGAGTTTTTCATTATATAATGAGACTGGTTTTTGTAAAACAATGAGATACCATTGGAAATTTAGAGATATTCATGCAGTTGCTGCCGAGCAGTTTGATGATTATCTCGCCCAAAAAAAGCTGAAATTACTTGATGGAAAGTCAAACGATACAAATTCTTCGTTACTTGCTTTATTGCCAGAGCCAAGTTTGTTAAAGCATACAGATAAAGCCGCGCAACGATTATTGCAAGCTATTAAAAACAAAGAAAAAATTACAATATTTGGTGATTATGATGTTGATGGCACAACATCATGTGCAATGTTATTCTTATTTTTTGAAGAAATCGGTTATCCTGTTGATATTTATATTCCAGATCGCATTCTTGAAGGATACGGATTCAATAAAATTGGATTACAAAAAATTGCGCAACAAGGAACTCAAGTTGTTGTTACGGTTGATAACGGAATTTCTGCTGTTGAAGCTTGCGAAGCAGCGTTATCGTTAGGGATTGATGTTATTATTACAGACCATCACGATATTCCACCAACGTTACCTAGGGCTTTTGCAATTTTAAATCCTAAGCAAAATGATTGTCCCTTTCCTTATAAAATGCTTGCTGGTGTTGGTGTTGCCTTTTATTTGCTGATTGCACTGCGCAGTCTTTTAAGATCTGCTGGTCACAATGTGAATGTAAATTTAAAAAATTTACTTGATTTTGTGGCAATTGGGACAATTGCTGATATGGCACCATTAACAGGCATCAATCATATTTTTTGTAAAATTGGTTTAGACGTTTTATGTTGCCATTTAACGAGCGGCAACAGAGTTGGTATTTATCAACTATTAAAATTAGCAGGTTGGAAAGAGGGAACTCCTGTTGATGCAGGCGATGTTGGTTTTAAAATTGGACCTCGTTTAAATGCCGCTGGTCGTCTAGGCAATGCATTGCGTAGTGTAGAATTGTTGTGTGAAAAGAATAATGATTTAGCAATTTCTAAAGCAACATTTTTACATCATGAAAATAGCGAAAGACAGCTATTAGAAAAAAAATATACGCAACAGGCATTTGAAAAAGTTTCTGCTTTTGATCCATTGCCAGAGGCTTTGGTTTTATTTGATGAATCTTGGCATCCTGGAGTTGTAGGGCTTGTTGCGAGCCGTGTGCTTGAAAAATACTATCGACCTGTTCTTGTGTTTGGCATGATTGACGGTAAATTAAAGGGGAGTGGTCGCTCGACACATGCGTTTAATTTATTTTCTGTATTAAACCAAGTCAGAGACGAACTGGTTTCTTTTGGTGGTCACTACCATGCTGTTGGGCTCACCATAATGCCTGAAAAACTATCGTGGCTCACCAGTTATTTAGCAGAACAAGCGCGTCAGCTTATTTCAGAAAGTCAGAAGTTGCCGCCCTTATATATTGATGGCAATGTGCCCATTCATTTTTTAAACCCTAATTTTTTAAAAAAATTAGAAGATCTGGAGCCATACGGTATAGAAAATCCAAGAACTCGTTGGTTGGTTGGTCCTGTTTCTGTTGGGCATGTCAAACGGATCGGAAAAGATTTATCGCAATCCCATGCCAAAGTCATGTTTATCGAAAATGGCAAAGATTTTTGGATGACAGCATTTGGTTTGGCACATGTTTTTGAAGAACACTTAGCAACTGGAGTAGAACTTCTATTAGTTGTTGAAGCAAAAAAATCATTTTGGAATGGAAGGGACACGGTTGATATTCGAGTTATTGACTACGCTCCTGTGTTTTAA
- a CDS encoding cation:dicarboxylate symporter family transporter, which yields MKKNSKKLSAFGLLKKNLFLQIIIAVILGIIVGILAPRFAVELKIIAIIFIKFIKMVISPIVFVSIILGVCSHGKHNTIGKLALKTLIYFEIMSIVAVILTFAMMLFFQPGAGINVSTFHNIDISSFKPKGETTSGFKEFIINMIPENFFATLAGDNLLAIIVLAVIFSIAILNIKNNQNILGFLESTNQIFFKLIGMISKISPIAAFGAIASTIGYQGIKIISLLANFILIMSLSMLLFWILLYFVGKLYGFSPIKLMKHIKDEMSIAFGTSSSESVFPQLLQKLESFGCSKKVVSFVLPTGYAFNLDGTAIYVTAGALFIQQAYNIPFHTSEYLSLLFTILIVSKGAAGITGAGFVTLSAVLSAMPGHLIPIEGLALLLGIDRFMSDARTVTNIIGNTVGTVIIAKSENEFKPPKT from the coding sequence ATGAAGAAAAATTCAAAAAAACTTTCTGCTTTTGGTTTATTAAAAAAAAATCTATTTTTACAAATAATCATTGCTGTAATTCTTGGAATTATTGTTGGAATATTAGCGCCAAGATTTGCGGTTGAATTAAAAATCATTGCAATAATATTTATTAAATTCATAAAAATGGTAATATCACCCATAGTTTTTGTCTCAATTATACTTGGCGTTTGCTCACATGGAAAACATAATACAATAGGTAAATTAGCATTAAAAACTTTAATATATTTTGAAATCATGTCGATTGTGGCTGTTATATTAACATTTGCGATGATGTTATTTTTTCAACCCGGTGCAGGAATAAATGTTAGCACCTTTCATAATATAGACATATCAAGCTTCAAACCAAAAGGAGAAACCACAAGCGGTTTTAAAGAATTTATTATCAATATGATACCTGAAAATTTTTTTGCTACTTTAGCAGGTGATAATCTTTTAGCAATTATAGTACTTGCTGTAATTTTTTCGATTGCAATCTTAAATATTAAAAACAACCAAAATATTCTTGGTTTTTTGGAATCAACAAATCAAATATTTTTTAAATTAATTGGTATGATTTCAAAAATTTCTCCAATAGCAGCTTTTGGTGCTATTGCATCAACTATCGGTTATCAAGGAATTAAAATAATTAGTTTACTTGCAAACTTTATTTTAATTATGAGTTTAAGTATGTTATTATTCTGGATTTTACTCTATTTTGTTGGTAAATTATATGGATTCAGTCCAATTAAACTTATGAAACACATTAAAGATGAAATGTCGATAGCATTTGGCACATCATCATCAGAATCAGTATTTCCTCAACTATTACAAAAATTAGAAAGTTTTGGTTGCTCCAAAAAAGTAGTTAGCTTTGTCCTACCAACTGGCTACGCTTTTAACCTAGACGGTACAGCAATTTATGTTACCGCAGGCGCTCTTTTTATTCAGCAAGCTTACAATATTCCATTTCATACTTCAGAATATTTATCACTTTTATTTACAATTCTTATTGTATCAAAAGGAGCTGCTGGTATAACAGGAGCTGGATTTGTAACGTTATCTGCAGTTCTAAGCGCCATGCCAGGACACCTGATTCCCATTGAAGGTCTTGCTTTATTGCTTGGTATTGATAGATTTATGTCAGATGCACGCACAGTGACAAATATTATTGGCAATACAGTTGGTACAGTTATTATTGCAAAATCAGAAAATGAGTTTAAACCTCCTAAAACGTAA
- a CDS encoding trimeric intracellular cation channel family protein, with protein sequence MLINIVEYGGSFAFCISGASLAVARKMDIFGIFVMSVVAGFGGGFLRDIILGKTPPTVFNTPVYWLIALIATIIIFMIKKKNAFFEKSILIFDALGLAFFTVVGVKAGIASELLNYQCVLMGVITACFGGVIRDVIVNRVPYVFQKEVYGGFAMLGGVLYFLLLGIFSQVITDIIVIIFIFTCRIVSLLKNWHLPRA encoded by the coding sequence ATGCTTATAAATATTGTTGAGTATGGTGGTTCATTTGCATTTTGTATCAGTGGCGCCTCGCTTGCAGTAGCAAGAAAAATGGATATTTTTGGAATTTTTGTGATGTCGGTTGTTGCTGGGTTTGGTGGTGGCTTTCTGAGAGATATTATTCTTGGAAAAACACCTCCAACTGTTTTTAATACTCCTGTTTATTGGTTAATCGCATTAATAGCGACTATTATTATTTTTATGATTAAGAAAAAAAATGCATTTTTTGAAAAATCTATTTTGATATTTGATGCGTTAGGCCTCGCATTTTTTACAGTTGTTGGTGTTAAAGCAGGAATTGCGTCTGAACTATTAAATTATCAATGTGTATTAATGGGCGTCATTACTGCATGCTTTGGCGGTGTCATACGTGATGTTATTGTCAATCGCGTTCCTTATGTATTTCAAAAAGAAGTGTATGGTGGTTTTGCAATGCTTGGGGGAGTTTTATATTTTTTATTATTAGGCATATTTTCTCAAGTCATAACTGATATTATAGTCATTATTTTTATATTTACCTGCCGCATCGTTTCATTGTTGAAAAATTGGCATTTGCCAAGAGCTTAA
- a CDS encoding TatD family hydrolase — MSNSSQFARRYAGKGGGYISTWEAYFKINNSIQIIDAHFHLNYLTNLKENLENSINTGVLSGIVAGVWLEDTLQNVALTQDKIHCNRLCAVLKEEQSSEGKITHTNIKNNIFLCFLAHGLHPINVHKLWLFPDGTENIDRISKDISLFHDILHEHSHKIWAIGEAGFDLSQEIVKHQNCVGISKAQILELQNIAFEACAKIAEKNQLPLILHLRSTPWDFCMRKLIWAKDLGVKNIMIHCYSGPPEDMKKLADLGVYCSFGGVTTREKAVRNREAFIKCSSQFRMLETDSPDMPPEIPGLEKLTVNEPANLRKIAKILSEYLNISDIELIKMSNENILRFLNIF, encoded by the coding sequence ATGTCAAATAGCTCTCAATTTGCCCGACGATATGCAGGTAAAGGAGGTGGATATATTTCTACGTGGGAAGCTTACTTTAAAATAAATAACTCAATTCAAATTATTGATGCGCATTTTCACCTTAATTATTTAACTAATTTAAAAGAAAATTTAGAAAATTCAATAAATACTGGCGTATTATCAGGTATTGTTGCAGGTGTCTGGCTTGAAGATACTTTACAAAATGTTGCATTAACGCAAGATAAAATACATTGTAACAGACTTTGCGCGGTGTTAAAAGAAGAGCAATCTTCTGAAGGAAAAATAACACATACTAATATTAAAAATAATATTTTTTTATGTTTTTTAGCGCATGGATTGCATCCAATCAATGTGCACAAGCTCTGGCTATTTCCTGATGGAACAGAAAATATAGATAGAATCAGTAAAGATATTTCACTTTTTCATGATATTTTGCATGAACATTCTCATAAAATTTGGGCCATAGGAGAAGCTGGGTTTGACTTGTCGCAAGAAATTGTAAAGCATCAAAATTGTGTAGGGATTTCGAAGGCGCAAATATTAGAATTGCAAAATATTGCATTTGAAGCATGTGCGAAAATAGCGGAAAAAAATCAACTTCCACTAATATTGCATTTGCGTTCTACGCCATGGGATTTTTGCATGCGGAAACTTATTTGGGCTAAAGATCTTGGTGTAAAAAATATCATGATTCATTGTTATAGTGGTCCTCCAGAAGACATGAAAAAACTTGCCGATTTAGGAGTCTATTGTTCTTTTGGTGGAGTAACAACGCGGGAAAAAGCAGTCAGAAATCGTGAGGCATTTATAAAATGTTCTTCTCAGTTTCGAATGTTAGAAACAGACTCGCCAGACATGCCGCCAGAAATTCCTGGGCTCGAAAAACTAACTGTCAATGAGCCAGCAAATTTAAGAAAAATTGCAAAAATTTTATCGGAGTATCTTAATATTTCTGATATAGAATTGATAAAAATGTCAAATGAAAATATTTTAAGATTTTTAAATATTTTTTGA